From the genome of Aeromonas hydrophila subsp. hydrophila ATCC 7966:
AGTAGAAGGAGCCGAGCGCCAGCAGCGCCAGGTAGTTGACCCGCTCGATGCCGCGCACATCCCCCTGCTCCGCCATCCGGTCACAGCGGGACATGACCCCCGACATCACCGAGAAGAGGAAGGTGATCCCCATCTGCACCGCCACCGCGAACGGCACCGCGACCCCGACCGCCACATCCGGCTTGACCCCGGTGGTGATGGCGAAGGTGGCGCCGACTATGGTGCCGATGATGACGTTGGGCGGCTGGGCGCCTGCCAGCGGGGCCAGCCCCATCCAGACCAGCTCCAGGGTGCCGCCCACCAGAATGCCGGTGGGCAGGTCGCCGAGGATCAGGCCCACCAGCGGGCCCAGTACCACGGGCCGGTGGAAGTGGGTCAGGCCGTTGAACAGGTCAAGCCCGGCGAAGAACGCCAGCATGCCCAGCAAGAGCCCTTGCAACAAACTGATTTCCATCACAATTGTCCTTAATCAGATGAGGTTGAAAATGTCCTGTGCCGGTTCGGTCGGCACCCCCTGGACAAAGCAGGCGACGTGGGCGTCCTGCAGGGCGCGAAACGCCGCTATGTCCGACTCGTCCACCGATACCGTCTTGTGGATCTGACGCTTGCCGTCGGCGTAGTGCATGTTGCCGACGTTGATGCGGGGGATGGGCACCCCGCCCTCCACCAGGGTGCGAAAGTCTGCCGGACTCTTGCACACCAGCAGGATCTTCTGGCGATCGGCGGCCTTGCCGATGTTGTCGATCACCTTCTGCAGCGGCCAGAAGCGCACTGCGATGCCTTCTGCCAGCACCATCTCCATCAGGTTCTGCTGGATGGGGTCCTCTGCGACTTCGTCATTGGCGACCAGCACCAGATTGGCGCCGGCGAAGCCGACCCATTGCACGCCGACCTGACCGTGGATCAGGCGCTCGTCGATACGGCTCAGCACTATGTTCGGCATCAGACGCCTCCTTGCTGGTTGAACGGATAGATGTTGACCCCCTGCACGACCCGGTTGACCCGCCCGCTTGGGCAGGGGTTGTCCGGGGTGATGCCCAGCACCAGCGCGGTGTGGAAGGCGTAGTACTGGGCGTAGAGCAGGTAGCAGAGCGCCAGCTCGGCGTCGTCACCATTAAGGGGGGTGGGCAGGTAGATATGTTCGCCGGCGCTGATGAGCGGATCCGACCGGTCGGCCAGGGCGACCACCCGGGCGGCATGGCCGTCCTGGCGCAGCTCGCCGAGCAGGTCCAGGTCGTACTGGCGGGTATAGGGATCGTTGGACACCAGCAGCACGATCAGGGTCTGCCGATTGATGGCCGACTTGGGCCCGTGGCGAAAGCCGGTGGGGGAGTCGTGCATGGCCATCACCTGGCCGGCGGTGAGCTCCAGCAGCTTGAGGGCCGCCTCCTGGGCTACCCCCTGCAGGCTACCGCTGCCAAGGTAGATGACCCGCTCCGGCAGCGGTCGATCCCACTCGGGCACCTTCAGCTCGGCCTGGGGCAGGATGGCGTCCCCCAGCGCG
Proteins encoded in this window:
- the agaW gene encoding PTS N-acetylgalactosamine transporter subunit IIC — its product is MEISLLQGLLLGMLAFFAGLDLFNGLTHFHRPVVLGPLVGLILGDLPTGILVGGTLELVWMGLAPLAGAQPPNVIIGTIVGATFAITTGVKPDVAVGVAVPFAVAVQMGITFLFSVMSGVMSRCDRMAEQGDVRGIERVNYLALLALGSFYFLCAFLPTYFGAEHAKTAIDVLPARLIDGLGVAGGIMPAIGFAVLLKIMMKNVYIPYFILGFVAAAWLKLPVLAIAAAALAMALIDFMRKDPAPQARPIQEETEDGI
- the agaV gene encoding PTS N-acetylgalactosamine transporter subunit IIB, giving the protein MPNIVLSRIDERLIHGQVGVQWVGFAGANLVLVANDEVAEDPIQQNLMEMVLAEGIAVRFWPLQKVIDNIGKAADRQKILLVCKSPADFRTLVEGGVPIPRINVGNMHYADGKRQIHKTVSVDESDIAAFRALQDAHVACFVQGVPTEPAQDIFNLI